In the Acropora muricata isolate sample 2 chromosome 10, ASM3666990v1, whole genome shotgun sequence genome, one interval contains:
- the LOC136888198 gene encoding uncharacterized protein isoform X2: MTLRPATVLVSIIALYWLPFACASHFRFGSISFVPVDGYSRRLQFAFRLGFRRSSGYSCTESSITNRRLIGSGAKWNAACVNYYGYYSNNCTSRSIGSTGFFCTDYSSKEDWTMGENNFTYTFPSIHDEWRVSYYSCCWISLTISGGSWLVSATVNLSRRADTGKINSSPVSRSPAIIRWQEGCPQSVRIPVEDPDGDKVRCRYATYAESSISPHSFPHGVLDQEACKLSYDGSFSVSGTYAVAMTLEDFPAGTTDFTSVTPFSSVGLQFLVIISRKYGACDDIPQFTGSTPKDGECTEVQIGSAYQSVIEVRVSVPSKRIAEIVTSSPIGMQITSLQYYGGIYFRNVTWYPSYSQVGQQPFCFKAVDSSNLESEYRCITILVGQSNTPRVIIGSRTPTNPISQRGPVSVWFSIQFNRVIKKPSSSSYIRLVLLNSGQTVYKVDTLSVYAAIGSDQITLFFAIPNVAISMRGTYAILIDRGAVVGQGCSYDGPPTPGITSTSYWQFNPKGLCGYGFSLVPPWFSYCEDINECGSNSSSTVVPMPTSASMSMSLSIVIPSWPSSSVVSMPTSAASMSMSLSTGIPSSSVAPYPIPNYYKPPYPWDFRLQIQSNCDQSCTNTYGGFRCSCVNGFRLASDGKTCLDIDECLIANGGCSHYCYNIPGAFYCGCPEGTTMARNNLTCYEAGVDVTCGEANMNVSLDKKTFPYFKVNNLRLRYYSCRATENSTHLLIGTPLNWCGTQVNETRDSLIFWNEIQVDVVVIDFVVTRTHKVNLKFYCTYPRRKYLSISFEPQQVFFGDEAGYGNFTFRMDFYKSGSYLSPYTEYPIQMGLNEYVYVQYSVESGADLVIMAENCRATKFGAFYSWPYYNLIQNGCPTDTTVDFSYNPASKFQRFKFKTFRFFDDYDTVIFHCEVLACYRYAPNTRCARSCLSSKRRRRRDVTRDELGNEESTQKHRLSSGPIKIENLPIEPADKKKSQSEQVVWIGATAGASGALFIAIAVLGVLFVKYRVARRLKNRNKVADLYTAQDEQMSRRNAYIQEDNMMETDGKF; encoded by the exons ATGACTCTTCGGCCTGCAACAGTTCTTGTATCCATCATTGCTCTGTACTGGTTGCCGTTTGCTTGTGCTTCCCACTTCCGGTTTGGTAGCATATCGTTTGTGCCAGTGGATGGCTACAGCAGAAGG CTGCAGTTTGCCTTTCGCCTTGGTTTCCGTCGATCATCTGGGTACTCTTGTACCGAGAGTTCAATTACTAACCGCCGATTGATTGGATCTGGAGCCAAGTGGAACGCAGCATGTGTCAATTACTATGGATACTACAGCAACAACTGTACTTCAAGATCGATTGGAAGCACTGGGTTTTTCTGCACAGACTACAGTAGCAAAGAGGATTGGACTATGGGCGAAAACAACTTCACGTACACCTTTCCTTCCATTCACGATGAATGGCGCGTGAG TTATTACAGTTGCTGTTGGATTTCTCTCACCATCTCCGGCGGATCTTGGCTTGTATCTGCGACCGTAAACCTCTCTCGGCGCGCAGACACCGGAAAAATAAACTCGTCCCCTGTATCAAGGAGTCCCGCAATTATACGCTGGCAGGAGGGATGCCCCCAGTCTGTAAGGATTCCAGTTGAGGACCCAGATGGAGATAAAGTTCGGTGCCGCTATGCGACGTATGCGGAGTCCTCCATATCTCCTCACAGTTTTCCGCATGGTGTTCTAGATCAG GAAGCCTGCAAATTATCCTATGATGGCTCATTTTCTGTGTCTGGCACTTACGCAGTAGCAATGACGCTAGAGGATTTTCCAGCTGGAACCACTGATTTCACCAGTGTTACTCCATTCAGTTCAGTGGGGCTTCAGTTTCTTGTCATCATTAGCAGAAAGTATGGTGCGTGCGATGATATACCCCAATTTACAGGATCAACTCCAAAAGATGGTGAATGTACTGAAGTCCAAATTGGATCAGCTTATCAATCAGTCATTGAGGTCCGAGTCTCAGTTCCCTCAAAACG AATCGCGGAAATTGTGACCTCATCCCCCATCGGTATGCAAATTACTTCTCTTCAGTATTACGGAGGAATATACTTTAGAAATGTAACATGGTATCCAAGCTACTCTCAAGTTGGACAGCAGCCGTTCTGTTTCAAAGCGGTAGATTCAAGCAA tcTGGAAAGCGAGTACCGATGTATTACAATCCTTGTGGGACAAA GTAACACCCCTCGAGTCATCATTGGAAGTCGGACGCCAACAAACCCTATCAGCCAACGTGGACCTGTTTCTGTTTGGTTTAGCATACAGTTCAACCGAGTG atAAAAAAGCCTAGCTCGTCCTCCTACATCCGACTTGTCTTGCTCAACAGTGGTCAAACAGTTTACAAAGTTGACACTCTCTCTGTATATGCCGCAATCGGCAGTGATCAGATAACCTTGTTCTTCGCAATTCCCAATGTAGCCATAAGCATGAGAGGCACTTACGCCATTTTAATCGATCGGGGTGCAGTAGTAGGACAAGGGTGCTCTTATGATGGACCACCAACACCAGGCATTACCTCAACCAGTTACTGGCAGTTTAATCCTAAAGGTCTTTGCGGATATGGGTTTTCCCTGGTGCCACCATGGTTCAGCTACTGCGAAG ATATAAACGAGTGTGGTTCTAACTCAAGCTCCACAGTTGTACCCATGCCCACGTCTGCATCGATGTCCATGTCTCTCTCAATAG TCATACCGTCTTGGCCGTCGTCGTCGGTTGTATCCATGCCCACGTCTGCAGCGTCGATGTCCATGTCTCTCTCAACAG GCATACCGTCGTCATCCGTTGCACCATACCCCATCCCAAATTATTACAAGCCACCATATCCTTGGGATTTTAGATTGCAGATTCAGTCAAACTGTGATCAAAGTTGCACTAATACTTACGGTGGCTTCAGATGCTCGTGTGTCAACGGGTTTCGGCTCGCCTCCGATGGGAAAACTTGCTTAG ATATTGACGAATGTTTGATCGCCAATGGAGGATGCAGCCATTATTGCTACAACATTCCAGGAGCATTTTACTGTGGATGTCCTGAGGGGACAACAATGGCTAGAAACAATTTGACTTGTTATG AGGCTGGGGTGGATGTTACGTGCGGTGAGGCAAACATGAACGTGTCTCTCGACAAAAAGACGTTCCCATATTTTAAGGTTAACAACCTACGTCTTCGCTATTATTCGTGCAG GGCCACAGAGAATTCGACGCACCTGCTGATTGGTACTCCTTTAAATTGGTGCGGAACACAAGTAAACGAAACACGTGATAGCCTTATCTTCTGGAACGAAATTCAAGTGGATGTTGTTGTGATCGACTTTGTCGTTACCCGAACACACAAAGTCAATCTCAAATTTTACTGTACTTACCCAAGGAGGAAGTATTTATCAATAAGCTTCGAGCCCCAGCAGGTTTTCTTTGGGGATGAAG CTGGATATGGAAACTTTACATTTCGAATGGATTTCTACAAAAGTGGTTCGTACTTATCACCCTACACCGAGTACCCAATACAAATGGGTCTGAACGAGTATGTGTACGTACAATACAGTGTGGAGTCCGGGGCAGATTTAGTTATCATGGCTGAGAACTGCCGGGCCACTAAATTTGGAGCTTTCTACTCCTGGCCTTACTACAACCTAATACAGAATGG GTGCCCGACAGATACAACAGTGGATTTCTCTTACAATCCTGCAAGTAAATTTCAACGATTCAAATTCAAAACGTTTCGATTCTTCGACGACTATGACACTGTCATCTTCCACTGTGAAGTGCTGGCCTGTTACCGCTATGCCCCCAATACTAG GTGTGCCAGGAGTTGTCTGAGCAGcaaaagaagaaggagaagagaCGTAACTCGCGATGAATTAGGAAATGAAGAAAGCACACAGAAACACCGTCTATCGAGTGGTCCGATAAAGATCGAGAACCTCCCGATAGAGCCTGCAG ACAAAAAGAAATCGCAAAGTGAACAAGTCGTTTGGAT
- the LOC136888198 gene encoding uncharacterized protein isoform X1 — protein sequence MTLRPATVLVSIIALYWLPFACASHFRFGSISFVPVDGYSRRLQFAFRLGFRRSSGYSCTESSITNRRLIGSGAKWNAACVNYYGYYSNNCTSRSIGSTGFFCTDYSSKEDWTMGENNFTYTFPSIHDEWRVSYYSCCWISLTISGGSWLVSATVNLSRRADTGKINSSPVSRSPAIIRWQEGCPQSVRIPVEDPDGDKVRCRYATYAESSISPHSFPHGVLDQEACKLSYDGSFSVSGTYAVAMTLEDFPAGTTDFTSVTPFSSVGLQFLVIISRKYGACDDIPQFTGSTPKDGECTEVQIGSAYQSVIEVRVSVPSKRIAEIVTSSPIGMQITSLQYYGGIYFRNVTWYPSYSQVGQQPFCFKAVDSSNLESEYRCITILVGQSNTPRVIIGSRTPTNPISQRGPVSVWFSIQFNRVIKKPSSSSYIRLVLLNSGQTVYKVDTLSVYAAIGSDQITLFFAIPNVAISMRGTYAILIDRGAVVGQGCSYDGPPTPGITSTSYWQFNPKGLCGYGFSLVPPWFSYCEDINECGSNSSSTVVPMPTSASMSMSLSIVIPSSPPSSVVPMPTSAASMSMSLSTVIPSWPSSSVVSMPTSAASMSMSLSTGIPSSSVAPYPIPNYYKPPYPWDFRLQIQSNCDQSCTNTYGGFRCSCVNGFRLASDGKTCLDIDECLIANGGCSHYCYNIPGAFYCGCPEGTTMARNNLTCYEAGVDVTCGEANMNVSLDKKTFPYFKVNNLRLRYYSCRATENSTHLLIGTPLNWCGTQVNETRDSLIFWNEIQVDVVVIDFVVTRTHKVNLKFYCTYPRRKYLSISFEPQQVFFGDEAGYGNFTFRMDFYKSGSYLSPYTEYPIQMGLNEYVYVQYSVESGADLVIMAENCRATKFGAFYSWPYYNLIQNGCPTDTTVDFSYNPASKFQRFKFKTFRFFDDYDTVIFHCEVLACYRYAPNTRCARSCLSSKRRRRRDVTRDELGNEESTQKHRLSSGPIKIENLPIEPADKKKSQSEQVVWIGATAGASGALFIAIAVLGVLFVKYRVARRLKNRNKVADLYTAQDEQMSRRNAYIQEDNMMETDGKF from the exons ATGACTCTTCGGCCTGCAACAGTTCTTGTATCCATCATTGCTCTGTACTGGTTGCCGTTTGCTTGTGCTTCCCACTTCCGGTTTGGTAGCATATCGTTTGTGCCAGTGGATGGCTACAGCAGAAGG CTGCAGTTTGCCTTTCGCCTTGGTTTCCGTCGATCATCTGGGTACTCTTGTACCGAGAGTTCAATTACTAACCGCCGATTGATTGGATCTGGAGCCAAGTGGAACGCAGCATGTGTCAATTACTATGGATACTACAGCAACAACTGTACTTCAAGATCGATTGGAAGCACTGGGTTTTTCTGCACAGACTACAGTAGCAAAGAGGATTGGACTATGGGCGAAAACAACTTCACGTACACCTTTCCTTCCATTCACGATGAATGGCGCGTGAG TTATTACAGTTGCTGTTGGATTTCTCTCACCATCTCCGGCGGATCTTGGCTTGTATCTGCGACCGTAAACCTCTCTCGGCGCGCAGACACCGGAAAAATAAACTCGTCCCCTGTATCAAGGAGTCCCGCAATTATACGCTGGCAGGAGGGATGCCCCCAGTCTGTAAGGATTCCAGTTGAGGACCCAGATGGAGATAAAGTTCGGTGCCGCTATGCGACGTATGCGGAGTCCTCCATATCTCCTCACAGTTTTCCGCATGGTGTTCTAGATCAG GAAGCCTGCAAATTATCCTATGATGGCTCATTTTCTGTGTCTGGCACTTACGCAGTAGCAATGACGCTAGAGGATTTTCCAGCTGGAACCACTGATTTCACCAGTGTTACTCCATTCAGTTCAGTGGGGCTTCAGTTTCTTGTCATCATTAGCAGAAAGTATGGTGCGTGCGATGATATACCCCAATTTACAGGATCAACTCCAAAAGATGGTGAATGTACTGAAGTCCAAATTGGATCAGCTTATCAATCAGTCATTGAGGTCCGAGTCTCAGTTCCCTCAAAACG AATCGCGGAAATTGTGACCTCATCCCCCATCGGTATGCAAATTACTTCTCTTCAGTATTACGGAGGAATATACTTTAGAAATGTAACATGGTATCCAAGCTACTCTCAAGTTGGACAGCAGCCGTTCTGTTTCAAAGCGGTAGATTCAAGCAA tcTGGAAAGCGAGTACCGATGTATTACAATCCTTGTGGGACAAA GTAACACCCCTCGAGTCATCATTGGAAGTCGGACGCCAACAAACCCTATCAGCCAACGTGGACCTGTTTCTGTTTGGTTTAGCATACAGTTCAACCGAGTG atAAAAAAGCCTAGCTCGTCCTCCTACATCCGACTTGTCTTGCTCAACAGTGGTCAAACAGTTTACAAAGTTGACACTCTCTCTGTATATGCCGCAATCGGCAGTGATCAGATAACCTTGTTCTTCGCAATTCCCAATGTAGCCATAAGCATGAGAGGCACTTACGCCATTTTAATCGATCGGGGTGCAGTAGTAGGACAAGGGTGCTCTTATGATGGACCACCAACACCAGGCATTACCTCAACCAGTTACTGGCAGTTTAATCCTAAAGGTCTTTGCGGATATGGGTTTTCCCTGGTGCCACCATGGTTCAGCTACTGCGAAG ATATAAACGAGTGTGGTTCTAACTCAAGCTCCACAGTTGTACCCATGCCCACGTCTGCATCGATGTCCATGTCTCTCTCAATAG TCATACCGTCGTCGCCGCCGTCGTCGGTTGTACCCATGCCCACGTCTGCAGCGTCGATGTCCATGTCTCTCTCAACAG TCATACCGTCTTGGCCGTCGTCGTCGGTTGTATCCATGCCCACGTCTGCAGCGTCGATGTCCATGTCTCTCTCAACAG GCATACCGTCGTCATCCGTTGCACCATACCCCATCCCAAATTATTACAAGCCACCATATCCTTGGGATTTTAGATTGCAGATTCAGTCAAACTGTGATCAAAGTTGCACTAATACTTACGGTGGCTTCAGATGCTCGTGTGTCAACGGGTTTCGGCTCGCCTCCGATGGGAAAACTTGCTTAG ATATTGACGAATGTTTGATCGCCAATGGAGGATGCAGCCATTATTGCTACAACATTCCAGGAGCATTTTACTGTGGATGTCCTGAGGGGACAACAATGGCTAGAAACAATTTGACTTGTTATG AGGCTGGGGTGGATGTTACGTGCGGTGAGGCAAACATGAACGTGTCTCTCGACAAAAAGACGTTCCCATATTTTAAGGTTAACAACCTACGTCTTCGCTATTATTCGTGCAG GGCCACAGAGAATTCGACGCACCTGCTGATTGGTACTCCTTTAAATTGGTGCGGAACACAAGTAAACGAAACACGTGATAGCCTTATCTTCTGGAACGAAATTCAAGTGGATGTTGTTGTGATCGACTTTGTCGTTACCCGAACACACAAAGTCAATCTCAAATTTTACTGTACTTACCCAAGGAGGAAGTATTTATCAATAAGCTTCGAGCCCCAGCAGGTTTTCTTTGGGGATGAAG CTGGATATGGAAACTTTACATTTCGAATGGATTTCTACAAAAGTGGTTCGTACTTATCACCCTACACCGAGTACCCAATACAAATGGGTCTGAACGAGTATGTGTACGTACAATACAGTGTGGAGTCCGGGGCAGATTTAGTTATCATGGCTGAGAACTGCCGGGCCACTAAATTTGGAGCTTTCTACTCCTGGCCTTACTACAACCTAATACAGAATGG GTGCCCGACAGATACAACAGTGGATTTCTCTTACAATCCTGCAAGTAAATTTCAACGATTCAAATTCAAAACGTTTCGATTCTTCGACGACTATGACACTGTCATCTTCCACTGTGAAGTGCTGGCCTGTTACCGCTATGCCCCCAATACTAG GTGTGCCAGGAGTTGTCTGAGCAGcaaaagaagaaggagaagagaCGTAACTCGCGATGAATTAGGAAATGAAGAAAGCACACAGAAACACCGTCTATCGAGTGGTCCGATAAAGATCGAGAACCTCCCGATAGAGCCTGCAG ACAAAAAGAAATCGCAAAGTGAACAAGTCGTTTGGAT